A region of Pyxidicoccus parkwaysis DNA encodes the following proteins:
- a CDS encoding LysR family transcriptional regulator yields the protein MDLNRVTTFLRVVEAGSFTAAATRLQLPTSSVSRSVAKLEEDLGIVLLERTTRKIALTDAGRAYYERAREAVAGLDEATLLAGEAAREPSGVVRVAAPPELGGKLAVLLGEFVRQHPRIHVDVITTARGAELVGGQVDIAIVAGPLQDSDLIVKKLGVSVHRLYASAAYLERRGIPRTVADLARHEAVLYRGNAGHTTWELTGPRGTESIKVQGPLSGDSVQFVFEAVAGGHGIGLLPEQLLSCISASSTPMQSVLPKYTATGALQSLVHASRHLPKRVALLRDFLAQHLVSCERAFDRLLRPA from the coding sequence ATGGACCTGAACCGCGTCACCACCTTCCTCCGCGTCGTCGAGGCCGGCTCCTTCACCGCCGCCGCGACGCGCCTCCAACTCCCCACCTCCTCGGTGAGCCGCAGCGTCGCGAAGCTGGAGGAGGACCTCGGCATCGTGCTGTTGGAGCGCACGACGCGGAAGATTGCCCTCACCGACGCCGGCCGCGCGTACTACGAGCGGGCTCGCGAGGCGGTGGCCGGGCTCGACGAGGCGACCCTGCTGGCGGGCGAGGCTGCTCGCGAGCCGAGCGGCGTGGTGCGCGTCGCCGCGCCTCCCGAGCTGGGGGGCAAGCTCGCCGTCCTGCTGGGCGAGTTCGTCCGCCAGCACCCTCGGATTCACGTCGACGTCATCACCACGGCGCGCGGCGCGGAGTTGGTGGGTGGGCAGGTGGACATCGCCATCGTCGCCGGCCCGCTCCAGGACTCGGACCTCATCGTGAAGAAGCTCGGGGTGAGCGTGCACCGGCTGTATGCCTCGGCTGCGTACCTGGAGCGGCGTGGCATACCTCGCACGGTGGCCGACCTGGCTCGCCACGAGGCGGTGCTGTACCGGGGGAACGCCGGCCACACGACGTGGGAGCTCACCGGTCCGCGCGGCACGGAGAGCATCAAGGTCCAGGGGCCGCTGAGCGGAGACAGCGTGCAGTTCGTGTTCGAGGCGGTGGCGGGGGGACATGGCATCGGCCTGCTGCCCGAGCAGCTCCTCTCGTGCATCTCCGCGTCGAGCACGCCCATGCAGAGCGTGCTTCCGAAGTACACGGCGACGGGCGCATTGCAGTCGCTCGTGCATGCGTCGCGGCACCTGCCCAAGCGCGTGGCGTTGCTGCGTGACTTCCTGGCCCAGCACCTCGTGTCCTGCGAGCGGGCGTTCGACCGGCTTCTCAGGCCAGCGTGA
- a CDS encoding ATP-binding protein, which translates to MSETDTSPRIHSPGSDVLLSALEEAERHQPEGCMVLRAVRDGSGRITDFEWIWANPAAARALGCSPETLRGRRLREVSADDGLGGRVDVLREVVETGRPAADSFPEGEAWLQGTAVPLRDGVLLRLRDVTSALRVEEGVRDTLAWVRDVLEGTPDAFFTVDADWRVTYVNHQAAAISGRTQEQLFRRVLWEACPELLGTRMERELRRVATDGASTTFEVRVSPHRWHEVHAWCSNGNLSVFGTDITGKKHLEAERDMLLAREHSGRLEAEALVQQRTEELVAARERLVRTEKLAMAGQLAAGVSHEINNPLSYVTGNIQFAVEQLEMLAQNPGDTEALSEALDALREAREGAERIRVTVRDLQTFARADEPHLSPVDVHGALEFSLSMAMPHLRYRAQVERHYATVPTVMAHEARLGQVFLQLLVNASHALPEGDAERHRIILTSRAEGAWVVVEVTDTGHGMAPEVLERVFEPFFTTRPVGSGTGLGLSTALGLVRSMRGELTATSTPGGGSTFRVRLPTTYEDARPASAEVAPEKDGEPRRVLVVDDEPQVAAVLRRVLGGRHEVVLVHSGREALDLLARDEAFDRIFCDLMMGEVTGMDLYAELGRRQPELLSRFVFMTGGGFTERARSFLQTVPLPRIEKPFEPGTVRALVECAPPRGGLGNAPPRAGLEDLPPRAGPGKPLARGVEGK; encoded by the coding sequence ATGTCGGAGACAGACACATCCCCCAGGATTCATTCTCCGGGCTCGGACGTGCTGCTGTCGGCGCTCGAGGAGGCGGAGCGCCACCAGCCCGAGGGCTGCATGGTGCTGCGCGCCGTGCGCGACGGCTCGGGCCGCATCACCGACTTTGAATGGATATGGGCCAACCCCGCCGCGGCGCGCGCGCTGGGCTGCTCTCCGGAGACGCTGCGCGGGCGCCGGCTGCGCGAGGTGTCCGCGGACGACGGCCTCGGCGGACGGGTGGACGTGCTGCGCGAGGTGGTGGAGACGGGCCGCCCCGCCGCGGACAGCTTCCCGGAGGGCGAGGCGTGGCTGCAGGGCACCGCCGTGCCGCTGCGCGACGGCGTGCTCTTGCGCCTGCGCGACGTCACCAGCGCCCTGCGCGTGGAAGAGGGGGTGCGCGACACGCTGGCCTGGGTGCGCGACGTGCTCGAGGGCACGCCGGACGCCTTCTTCACCGTGGACGCGGACTGGCGCGTCACCTACGTGAATCACCAGGCCGCCGCCATCAGCGGGCGCACGCAGGAGCAGCTCTTCCGCCGCGTGCTGTGGGAGGCGTGCCCGGAATTGCTCGGCACCCGCATGGAGCGCGAGCTGCGCCGCGTGGCCACCGACGGCGCGTCCACCACGTTCGAGGTGCGCGTCTCCCCTCACCGCTGGCACGAGGTGCACGCCTGGTGCTCCAACGGCAACCTGTCCGTCTTCGGCACCGACATCACCGGCAAGAAGCACCTGGAGGCCGAGCGCGACATGCTGCTCGCCCGCGAGCACTCGGGCCGCCTGGAGGCCGAGGCGCTCGTGCAGCAGCGCACCGAGGAGCTGGTGGCCGCGCGGGAGCGGCTCGTGCGCACGGAGAAGCTGGCCATGGCCGGCCAGCTCGCGGCGGGCGTCAGCCACGAAATCAACAACCCGCTCTCCTACGTCACCGGCAACATCCAGTTCGCGGTGGAGCAGCTCGAGATGCTCGCCCAGAACCCTGGTGACACCGAGGCGCTGAGCGAGGCGCTGGACGCGCTGCGCGAGGCCCGCGAGGGCGCGGAGCGCATCCGCGTCACCGTGAGGGACCTGCAGACCTTCGCCCGCGCGGACGAGCCGCACCTGTCCCCGGTGGACGTGCACGGGGCGCTGGAGTTCAGCCTGTCCATGGCCATGCCGCACCTGCGCTACCGGGCGCAGGTGGAGCGGCACTACGCCACCGTGCCCACCGTCATGGCGCACGAGGCGCGGCTGGGGCAGGTGTTCCTCCAGCTGCTCGTCAATGCCTCGCACGCCCTTCCGGAGGGAGACGCCGAGCGCCACCGCATCATCCTCACCTCGCGCGCCGAGGGCGCGTGGGTGGTGGTGGAGGTGACGGACACCGGCCACGGCATGGCGCCCGAGGTGCTGGAGCGCGTCTTCGAGCCCTTCTTCACCACGCGCCCCGTGGGCAGCGGCACCGGCCTGGGCCTGTCCACCGCGCTGGGGCTGGTGCGCAGCATGCGCGGTGAGCTCACGGCCACCAGCACGCCCGGCGGCGGCAGCACCTTCCGCGTGCGCCTGCCCACCACGTACGAGGACGCGCGGCCCGCCAGTGCGGAAGTCGCTCCAGAGAAGGACGGCGAGCCCCGCCGCGTGCTGGTGGTGGACGACGAGCCGCAGGTGGCCGCGGTGCTGCGGCGCGTGCTCGGTGGCCGTCACGAGGTGGTGCTGGTGCACAGCGGCCGCGAGGCATTGGACCTGCTGGCGCGCGACGAGGCCTTCGACCGCATCTTCTGCGACTTGATGATGGGCGAGGTGACGGGGATGGACCTGTACGCGGAGCTGGGCCGCCGTCAGCCGGAGCTGCTGTCGCGCTTCGTCTTCATGACGGGCGGCGGCTTCACCGAGCGCGCCCGTTCCTTCCTGCAGACGGTGCCGCTGCCGCGAATCGAGAAGCCCTTCGAGCCGGGCACCGTGCGCGCTCTGGTGGAATGCGCGCCCCCGCGCGGCGGGCTCGGAAACGCGCCGCCGCGCGCCGGGCTGGAAGACCTGCCGCCGCGCGCCGGGCCTGGAAAGCCTCTGGCGCGCGGGGTGGAAGGAAAGTGA
- a CDS encoding GNAT family N-acetyltransferase, with product MTDLVLRDMTDADFPVFFEQQLDADARHMAAFTSKDPTDRAAFQAHWARNLGNASNLNKTIVVDGQVAGHVSSFVMDGQREVTYWLGRSYWGRGLATRALSVFLTHEKTRPLHARAAKDNLGSRRVLEKCGFVVIGEDKGFANARGAETEEFLLILRS from the coding sequence ATGACCGACCTCGTGCTGCGGGACATGACCGATGCGGATTTCCCCGTCTTCTTCGAGCAGCAGCTCGACGCGGACGCGCGTCACATGGCCGCCTTCACCTCGAAGGACCCGACGGACCGCGCGGCCTTCCAGGCGCACTGGGCGCGCAACCTCGGTAACGCGAGCAACCTCAACAAGACCATCGTCGTGGACGGCCAGGTGGCGGGCCACGTCTCGAGCTTCGTGATGGACGGTCAGCGCGAGGTCACCTACTGGCTGGGCCGGAGCTACTGGGGGCGGGGGCTCGCCACCCGGGCACTCTCCGTGTTCCTCACGCACGAGAAGACGCGCCCGCTGCATGCTCGGGCCGCGAAGGACAACCTCGGGTCCCGTCGCGTGTTGGAGAAGTGCGGGTTCGTCGTCATCGGTGAGGACAAGGGCTTCGCCAACGCGAGGGGCGCGGAGACAGAGGAGTTCCTCCTCATCCTGCGCTCGTAG
- a CDS encoding dipeptide epimerase, producing MKTPTLITAVSFEPLHLPLTEPFAIATGAQHAAENVLVRLTLADGTMGLGEAAPFTAVSGETQGSTLAALETVRAGLLGRDVRAWRPVSEWLGDSLALAPAARAGVEMALLDALARHHRVPLYVLLGGAGTALEIDMTVTAGDVPHARASAKAILARGISTLKVKVGALSPDEDAARMVAIHEVAPRARLFADANGGYDVGEALAFLKELERADVPLSLFEQPVAASDFAGMAEVSKRSKVRVCADESARSAKDVLRLIREGAAHGINIKTMKCGVVEALTMWSLARAAGMELMVGGMVESVLAMTASAHLAAGLGGFTYADLDTPLFIASHPFQGGARYDGAKLELDADAPGHGVTLA from the coding sequence ATGAAGACTCCCACCCTCATCACCGCCGTCTCCTTCGAGCCGCTGCACCTGCCCCTCACCGAGCCCTTCGCCATCGCCACCGGGGCGCAGCACGCCGCGGAGAACGTGCTGGTGCGCCTGACGCTGGCGGACGGCACGATGGGCCTGGGCGAGGCCGCGCCCTTCACCGCCGTCAGCGGCGAGACGCAGGGCAGCACGCTGGCCGCGCTGGAGACGGTGCGCGCGGGACTCCTCGGCAGGGACGTGCGGGCGTGGCGGCCGGTGTCGGAGTGGCTGGGTGACTCGCTGGCGCTGGCGCCCGCGGCCCGGGCCGGCGTGGAGATGGCGCTGCTGGACGCGCTGGCGCGGCACCACCGCGTGCCGCTGTACGTGCTGCTCGGCGGCGCGGGGACGGCGCTGGAAATCGACATGACGGTGACGGCCGGTGACGTGCCGCACGCGCGCGCGTCCGCGAAGGCCATCCTCGCGCGAGGCATCTCCACGCTGAAGGTGAAGGTGGGGGCGCTGTCTCCGGACGAGGACGCGGCGCGCATGGTGGCCATCCACGAGGTGGCGCCCCGCGCCCGGCTCTTCGCGGACGCGAATGGCGGCTACGACGTGGGCGAGGCGCTGGCCTTCCTGAAGGAACTGGAGCGCGCGGACGTGCCGCTGTCCCTCTTCGAGCAGCCGGTGGCCGCGTCGGACTTCGCGGGCATGGCGGAGGTATCGAAGCGCTCGAAGGTGCGGGTGTGCGCGGACGAGTCGGCGCGCTCGGCGAAGGACGTGCTGCGGCTCATCCGCGAGGGCGCCGCGCACGGCATCAACATCAAGACGATGAAGTGCGGCGTGGTGGAGGCGCTGACCATGTGGAGCCTCGCGCGCGCGGCGGGCATGGAGCTGATGGTGGGCGGCATGGTGGAGAGCGTGCTGGCCATGACCGCCTCCGCGCACCTCGCCGCGGGCCTCGGAGGCTTCACCTACGCGGACCTGGACACGCCGCTGTTCATCGCCAGCCACCCATTCCAGGGCGGCGCGCGCTACGACGGCGCGAAGCTGGAGCTGGACGCGGACGCGCCGGGCCACGGTGTCACGCTGGCCTGA
- a CDS encoding DoxX family protein has protein sequence MSLVAKWGPRVARTLLGLVFFVFGLNFFLNFLPPQPPPPKEALPFIEGLMASGFVFPLIKAIEIAAGLALLSNRFVPLALTLLAPIIISISGFHFLLAPSYALPVILLALELYLAWSYRAAFAPMLRARVEPAASAEHAPAGQPVAAR, from the coding sequence ATGTCTCTCGTCGCCAAGTGGGGCCCCCGCGTCGCTCGCACGCTGCTCGGCCTGGTGTTCTTCGTGTTCGGCCTCAACTTCTTCCTGAACTTCCTGCCGCCGCAGCCTCCGCCTCCCAAGGAGGCGCTCCCGTTCATCGAGGGGCTCATGGCGAGCGGCTTCGTCTTCCCGCTCATCAAGGCCATTGAAATCGCCGCCGGGCTCGCGCTGCTGTCGAACCGGTTCGTCCCGCTGGCGCTGACGCTGCTCGCGCCCATCATCATCAGCATCTCGGGCTTCCACTTCCTGCTCGCGCCGTCGTACGCGCTGCCCGTCATCCTGCTCGCGCTGGAGCTGTACCTCGCGTGGAGCTACCGCGCGGCCTTCGCGCCGATGCTGCGCGCCCGCGTGGAACCCGCCGCCTCGGCCGAGCACGCTCCGGCCGGACAGCCGGTGGCGGCTCGCTGA
- the bioA gene encoding adenosylmethionine--8-amino-7-oxononanoate transaminase translates to MERADIIQRDKGHVWHPYTAMETYIAQTDPLVVARSEGPYFWDVDGKRYLDANGSWWVSTLGHRHPRLVRALVEQAGRLPHVSLAGVTHEPAALLAAELAAIAPGAEQASLPAGERMNRVFFSDNGSTAVEVAIKMAAQYWAQNERPRRSRFITLSEAFHGETIGATSVGGVPLFREVFGPLLFDVVHVPSPAEEGGWERAFEQVQATLRAHPDEIAGVILEPVLQGAAGMLMYSPDFVRAVREATRAVDTFLIADEVFTGLGRTGARFAVDLAGVVPDLLCLAKALSGGLLPFGATLASERIFSGFLGAPQRALYYGHSYCGNPLGAAVAREVLAVYRDEDVLGQVARKAPRIRAAFERMAQTIPGLVRPRAIGMVGAVDLGGGGYLARGGWRVYEAARRRGLYLRPLGDTVYIAPALNIPDAALDELLAGVEASLREVAGG, encoded by the coding sequence GTGGAGCGGGCGGACATCATCCAGCGGGACAAGGGCCATGTGTGGCACCCGTACACCGCGATGGAGACGTACATCGCGCAGACGGACCCACTCGTCGTCGCCCGCTCGGAGGGGCCGTACTTCTGGGACGTGGATGGGAAGCGCTACCTCGACGCGAATGGCTCCTGGTGGGTGTCCACGCTGGGCCACCGGCACCCGCGCCTCGTGCGCGCCCTCGTCGAGCAGGCGGGCAGGCTGCCTCACGTTTCGCTGGCCGGGGTGACACATGAGCCGGCGGCGCTGCTCGCGGCGGAACTGGCCGCGATTGCGCCGGGCGCGGAGCAGGCCTCGCTGCCCGCGGGCGAGCGGATGAATCGCGTCTTCTTCTCCGACAACGGCAGCACGGCGGTGGAGGTGGCCATCAAGATGGCGGCGCAGTACTGGGCGCAGAACGAGCGTCCGCGCCGCTCGCGCTTCATCACCCTGTCCGAGGCCTTCCACGGCGAGACGATTGGCGCCACCAGCGTGGGCGGCGTGCCGCTGTTCCGCGAGGTGTTCGGCCCGCTGCTGTTCGACGTGGTGCACGTGCCGTCCCCGGCGGAGGAGGGCGGCTGGGAGCGCGCCTTCGAGCAGGTGCAGGCCACGCTGCGCGCGCACCCGGACGAGATTGCCGGCGTCATCCTGGAGCCCGTGCTGCAGGGGGCGGCGGGCATGTTGATGTACTCGCCGGACTTCGTGCGCGCGGTGCGCGAGGCCACCCGCGCGGTGGACACCTTCCTCATCGCCGACGAGGTCTTCACCGGCCTGGGCCGCACCGGCGCGCGCTTCGCGGTGGACCTGGCCGGCGTGGTGCCGGATTTGCTCTGCCTGGCGAAGGCGCTGTCCGGCGGCCTGCTGCCCTTCGGCGCGACGCTCGCGTCCGAGCGCATCTTCTCCGGGTTCCTCGGCGCGCCGCAGCGGGCGCTGTACTACGGGCACTCGTACTGCGGGAACCCGCTGGGCGCGGCGGTGGCTCGCGAGGTGCTGGCCGTGTACCGGGACGAGGACGTGCTCGGGCAGGTGGCGCGCAAGGCGCCGCGCATCCGCGCCGCGTTCGAGCGGATGGCCCAGACGATTCCGGGACTGGTGCGCCCGCGCGCCATCGGCATGGTGGGCGCGGTGGACCTGGGTGGCGGGGGCTACCTCGCGCGCGGCGGCTGGCGCGTGTACGAGGCCGCCCGGCGGCGCGGGCTGTACCTGCGGCCGCTCGGCGACACCGTGTACATCGCTCCCGCGCTCAACATCCCGGACGCGGCGCTGGACGAATTGCTCGCGGGCGTGGAGGCGTCGCTGCGCGAGGTGGCGGGCGGCTGA
- a CDS encoding AI-2E family transporter — translation MAAEHEVGRHRSQVTLKTVFTVCFAVLGVVALVALVIRTTVALTLTGIAILIALALEHGVSWLEKKGLRRGLGIALVMLGLLTVLVALALLVIPAAVDQVEALVVQWPHLWQEVRESRLFQLMSSRLSGLGFPRKPEEAASHLAGEASLPKLVVRAIGSVVGVAGGALTVFFLVGFMLAFGGGMLKRMLDLTGPEHRLRYVRVLRNVYRATGGYLAGLSLICTVNATLTTTMLAVLGVPYFLPLGILSGFSSMVPYAGPVIAGSFITLLTWATGGLWMALGVLVYFVLYGQLEGNVLAPLVFRRTVHVNPLVVLLAVLFCAELAGVVGAVVAVPVAATAQIITREVLSFRKERKRKVKVLPPGPA, via the coding sequence GTGGCCGCTGAGCACGAGGTGGGAAGGCATCGCTCGCAGGTGACGCTGAAGACGGTGTTCACCGTGTGCTTCGCCGTGCTCGGCGTGGTGGCGCTGGTGGCGCTGGTGATTCGCACCACGGTGGCGCTCACCCTGACGGGCATCGCGATTCTGATAGCGCTCGCGCTGGAGCACGGCGTGTCCTGGCTGGAGAAAAAGGGGCTGCGCCGGGGGCTGGGCATTGCCCTGGTGATGCTGGGCCTGCTGACGGTGCTGGTGGCGTTGGCGCTCCTGGTGATTCCCGCGGCGGTGGACCAGGTGGAAGCGCTGGTGGTGCAGTGGCCACACCTCTGGCAGGAGGTGCGCGAGTCGCGTCTCTTCCAGTTGATGAGCAGCCGGCTCTCCGGGCTGGGCTTTCCGCGCAAGCCGGAGGAGGCCGCGTCCCACCTGGCCGGCGAGGCGTCGCTGCCCAAGCTGGTGGTGCGAGCGATTGGCAGCGTGGTGGGCGTGGCCGGAGGAGCGCTCACCGTGTTCTTCCTGGTGGGCTTCATGCTCGCGTTCGGCGGGGGCATGCTGAAGCGGATGTTGGATTTGACGGGCCCCGAGCACCGGCTGCGCTACGTGCGGGTGCTGCGCAACGTGTACCGGGCCACCGGTGGCTACCTGGCCGGGCTCTCGCTCATCTGCACGGTGAACGCGACGCTCACCACCACGATGCTGGCGGTGCTGGGCGTTCCGTACTTCCTGCCGCTGGGCATCCTGAGCGGGTTCTCAAGCATGGTGCCCTACGCGGGTCCGGTGATTGCGGGCAGCTTCATCACGCTGCTGACGTGGGCCACGGGCGGCCTGTGGATGGCGCTCGGAGTACTGGTGTACTTCGTGTTGTACGGGCAGTTGGAGGGCAACGTGCTGGCGCCGCTGGTGTTCCGGCGCACGGTGCACGTCAACCCGCTCGTCGTGCTGCTCGCGGTGCTGTTCTGCGCGGAGCTGGCCGGAGTGGTGGGCGCGGTGGTGGCGGTGCCCGTGGCCGCCACCGCGCAAATCATCACCCGCGAGGTGCTGAGCTTCCGCAAGGAGCGCAAGCGGAAGGTGAAGGTCCTGCCTCCGGGACCGGCGTGA
- a CDS encoding GNAT family N-acetyltransferase: protein MPADTPLRLRILEAVTDVPAAAWDALLAPDAPPFVRHAWLAAMEESGSATEETGWAPHHLTLWRGQKLVAAAPAYRKFHSMGEYIYDFGWADAAARLGVEYYPKLIVGGPLSPATVPRLLIGPGEDVPALRRALLTAATESARESGCSSVHILYPTAEEADFLEGEGLARRITLQFHWKNPGYQSYDDYLARFDSKRRNQLKRERGAAATQGIHLRTVRGEELTQAHAKRAYGFYTSTCERHAWGQIQLTPGFFARVFKNLPDAVEMVEAVKGPKVIAGAFNLATRERLYGRYWGAFEEHPFLHFHVCLYHSVEDCIRAGRKVFEPGAGGEHKVSRGFEPTAVHSAHLIFDKRLDGAVRHFLEREHLRLAPAVEEAERICGLKPWPLAGSPAAGGATGT, encoded by the coding sequence GTGCCCGCTGACACCCCGCTCCGCCTCCGCATCCTCGAAGCAGTGACAGACGTCCCGGCCGCCGCGTGGGACGCGCTCCTCGCCCCTGATGCGCCGCCCTTCGTGCGCCACGCGTGGCTCGCGGCCATGGAGGAGAGCGGCAGCGCCACCGAGGAGACCGGCTGGGCACCGCACCACCTGACGCTGTGGCGCGGACAGAAGCTCGTCGCCGCCGCGCCCGCGTACCGCAAGTTCCACAGCATGGGCGAGTACATCTACGACTTCGGCTGGGCCGACGCCGCCGCCCGCCTCGGCGTGGAGTACTACCCCAAGCTCATCGTCGGCGGGCCCCTCTCCCCCGCCACCGTGCCGCGCCTCCTCATTGGCCCCGGCGAGGACGTGCCCGCCCTGCGCCGCGCCCTCCTCACCGCCGCCACCGAGAGCGCCCGCGAGTCCGGCTGCTCCTCCGTCCACATCCTCTACCCCACCGCGGAGGAGGCGGACTTCCTCGAGGGCGAAGGGCTGGCCCGCCGCATCACCCTCCAGTTCCATTGGAAGAACCCGGGCTACCAGAGCTACGACGACTACCTGGCCCGCTTCGACTCCAAGCGCCGCAACCAGCTCAAGCGCGAGCGCGGCGCCGCCGCCACCCAGGGCATCCACCTGCGCACCGTGCGAGGCGAGGAGCTCACCCAGGCCCACGCCAAGCGTGCCTACGGCTTCTACACCTCCACCTGCGAGCGCCACGCCTGGGGCCAGATTCAGCTCACCCCGGGCTTCTTCGCCCGCGTCTTCAAGAACCTCCCCGACGCGGTGGAGATGGTGGAGGCGGTGAAGGGCCCGAAGGTCATCGCCGGGGCCTTCAACCTCGCCACCCGCGAGCGGCTCTATGGCCGCTACTGGGGCGCCTTCGAGGAGCACCCCTTCCTCCACTTCCACGTCTGCCTCTACCACTCGGTGGAAGACTGCATCCGCGCCGGCCGCAAGGTCTTCGAGCCCGGCGCGGGCGGCGAGCACAAGGTCTCCCGGGGCTTCGAGCCCACCGCCGTGCACAGCGCCCACCTGATTTTCGACAAGCGGCTGGACGGCGCCGTCCGCCACTTCCTCGAACGCGAGCACCTGCGCCTCGCTCCGGCCGTGGAGGAGGCGGAGAGGATTTGCGGCCTCAAGCCCTGGCCCCTGGCCGGCAGCCCCGCCGCCGGGGGTGCCACCGGCACCTGA
- a CDS encoding acyl-CoA desaturase encodes MVVLTFFVSHWLLCVFFQSFFQHRYAAHRMYTMGPRTERVMHLLTYLVQGSSYLSPRAYAVLHREHHAFSDTEKDPHSPHFFKDVFRMMWHTKKRYEDYIHGRGQPEARFLGGYPEWPLVDDTLRTSWLATLGWVALYTAFYVTFATSPWQFLLLPIHFMMGPVHGAIVNWCGHKYGYRNFNSSDKSRNTLPVELLCMGELFQNNHHKYGSSPNFAARRFEVDPTWQVMRVMAKLGIIRIATPQRAVWPEPREAAREAGAARAA; translated from the coding sequence ATGGTCGTCCTCACCTTCTTCGTTTCGCACTGGCTGCTCTGTGTCTTCTTCCAGAGCTTCTTCCAGCACCGCTACGCCGCGCACCGCATGTACACCATGGGTCCACGCACGGAGCGGGTGATGCATCTGCTCACGTACCTGGTGCAGGGCTCGTCGTACCTGTCGCCTCGCGCGTACGCGGTGCTGCACCGCGAGCACCACGCGTTCTCCGACACGGAGAAGGACCCGCACTCGCCGCACTTCTTCAAGGACGTGTTCCGGATGATGTGGCACACGAAGAAGCGCTACGAGGACTACATCCATGGGCGCGGTCAGCCCGAGGCGCGCTTCCTGGGTGGCTACCCGGAGTGGCCGCTGGTGGACGACACGCTGCGCACCTCGTGGCTGGCCACGCTGGGCTGGGTGGCGCTGTACACGGCCTTCTACGTGACCTTCGCCACGTCGCCCTGGCAGTTCCTGCTGCTGCCCATCCACTTCATGATGGGCCCGGTGCACGGCGCCATCGTGAACTGGTGCGGGCACAAGTACGGCTACCGGAACTTCAACAGCAGCGACAAGTCGCGCAACACGCTGCCCGTCGAGCTCCTCTGCATGGGTGAGCTGTTCCAGAACAACCACCACAAGTACGGCAGCAGCCCGAACTTCGCGGCCCGCAGGTTCGAGGTGGACCCCACGTGGCAGGTGATGCGGGTCATGGCGAAGCTGGGCATCATCCGCATCGCCACCCCGCAGCGCGCCGTCTGGCCGGAGCCGCGCGAGGCCGCTCGCGAGGCCGGTGCCGCCCGCGCCGCCTGA
- a CDS encoding suppressor of fused domain protein, with protein MKAPETNEDFIQWYEDCWADRDEVEYPKMFGAIDEGVFTLDQTDAIQAWMESELAQVQEPDPNWGPMGVRVAPPSADYPYWTYVTSGLSNPFTIAPGEEFPDDAPSGIGYEMVIHTPEEAKWPVFRLLDMMAYNLVCMRAFAMGHRYPVEGTLDGGDSKLSGFVFVRDPSRPDHFVLPSGKVQLITLVGATKNEMAFARSNGMDKLMAKLVAAGSGYITVPDRDEVKL; from the coding sequence ATGAAAGCCCCGGAGACGAACGAAGACTTCATCCAGTGGTACGAGGACTGCTGGGCGGACCGCGATGAGGTCGAGTACCCCAAGATGTTCGGCGCCATCGACGAAGGCGTCTTCACGCTCGACCAGACGGACGCGATTCAGGCGTGGATGGAGAGCGAGCTGGCCCAGGTCCAGGAGCCGGACCCGAACTGGGGCCCCATGGGCGTGCGCGTGGCACCGCCGAGCGCGGACTACCCGTACTGGACCTATGTCACCAGCGGCCTGTCCAACCCCTTCACCATCGCGCCCGGCGAGGAGTTCCCCGACGACGCGCCCAGCGGCATCGGCTACGAGATGGTCATCCACACGCCGGAGGAGGCTAAGTGGCCCGTCTTCCGGCTGCTGGACATGATGGCCTACAACCTCGTGTGCATGCGCGCCTTCGCCATGGGCCACCGCTACCCGGTGGAGGGGACGCTGGACGGCGGTGACTCCAAGCTGTCCGGCTTCGTCTTCGTGAGGGACCCGTCCCGCCCGGACCACTTCGTGCTGCCCAGCGGCAAGGTGCAGTTGATTACGCTGGTGGGCGCCACGAAGAACGAGATGGCCTTCGCCCGCTCCAACGGCATGGACAAGCTGATGGCCAAGCTGGTGGCGGCCGGCAGCGGCTACATCACCGTGCCGGACCGTGACGAGGTGAAGCTGTAG